Proteins co-encoded in one Dasypus novemcinctus isolate mDasNov1 chromosome 18, mDasNov1.1.hap2, whole genome shotgun sequence genomic window:
- the TBC1D17 gene encoding TBC1 domain family member 17 isoform X6, with the protein MERGSLSIGPPQFLDSNGVDPCTSEEEPTFDPGYEPDWAVISTVRPRPRRSEPTRGAEPSSPRSSWAFSVSLGELKSIRRSKPGLSWAYLVLVTQAGGSLPALHFHRGGTRALLRVLSRYLLLASSPQDSRLYLVFPHNSSALSNSFHHLQLFDQDSSNVVSRFLQDPYSTTFSSFSRVTNFFRGALQPHPEGAAPGLPQAPEDEAEPGFEVISCVALGPRPAVERAPPVSEEEWARHVGPEGRLQQVPALKARIFSGGLSPGLRQEAWKFLLGYFSWEGSAEEHRAHVRQKTDEYFRMKLQWKSVSPEQERRNTLLHGYRSLIERDVSRTDRTNKFYEGPENPGLGLLSDILLTYCMYHFDLGYVQGMSDLLSPILYVLQNEVDAFWCFCGFMELVHGNFEESQETMKQQLGQLLLLLRVLDPPLCDFLDSQDSGSLCFCFRWLLIWFKREFPFPDILRLWEVLWTGLPGPNLHLLVACAILDMERDALMLSGFGSNEILKHINELTMKLSVEDVLTRAEALYRQLTACAELPLNVQEVLGLAPPAEPHSPSPPASPLPLSPTRAPPAPPPAGAPAPQPDSSLEILPEDDDDEGGAGS; encoded by the exons atggaaagaggttccctgtcaattgggccacctcagttcctg GACTCCAATGGGGTTGACCCCTGCACCTCCGAGGAGGAGCCAACCTTTGACCCTGGCTATGAACCTGACTGGGCCGTCATCAGTACCGTGCGGCCTCGGCCCCGCCGCTCAGAGCCCACGAGAG GTGCAGAGCCCAGCTCTCCCCGCAGCTCCTGGGCCTTCTCGGTGAGTCTGGGGGAGCTCAAGTCCATCCGCCGCTCCAAGCCGGGCCTGAGCTGGGCCTACCTGGTCCTGGTGACCCAGGCCGGAGGCTCGCTGCCCGCCCTGCACTTCCACCGCGGGGGCACCCGCGCCCTGCTCCGCGTCCTCAGCCGCTACCTGCTGTTGGCCAG ctccccgcAGGACTCCCGCCTCTACCTGGTCTTCCCCCACAACTCCTCCGCCCTCTCCAACTCCTTCCACCACCTCCAGCTCTTCGACCAGGACAGCTCCAACGTGGTGTCC CGCTTCCTCCAGGACCCCTACTCCACCACCTTCAGCAGCTTCTCCCGCGTGACCAACTTCTTCCGGGGCGCCCTGCAGCCCCACCCAGAGGGCGCCGCCCCCGGCCTCCCGCAGGCCCCCGAGGACGAGGCCGAGCCGGGCTTCGAGGTCATTTCCTGC GTGGCGCTGGGCCCGCGGCCGGCGGTGGAGCGGGCGCCCCCCGTCTCGGAGGAGGAGTGGGCCCGCCACGTGGGCCCCGAGGGCCGCCTGCAGCAGGTGCCGGCGCTGAAGGCCCGCATCTTCTCCGGG GGCCTGAGCCCCGGCCTGAGGCAGGAGGCCTGGAAGTTCCTCCTGGGCTACTTCAGCTGGGAGGGCTCGGCGGAGGAGCACAGGGCCCACGTGCGCCAGAAAAC GGACGAGTATTTCCGCATGAAGCTGCAGTGGAAGTCGGTGAGCCCCGAGCAGGAGCGCAGGAACACGCTGCTGCACGGATACCGGAGCCTCATCG AGAGAGACGTGAGCCGCACCGACAGGACCAACAAGTTCTACGAGGGCCCCGAGAACCCGGGCCTGGGCCTGCTCAGCGACATCCTGCTCACCTACTGCATGTACCACTTTGACCTCG GCTATGTCCAGGGCATGAGTGACCTCCTCTCCCCGATCCTCTACGTCCTCCAGAACGAGGTGGACGCCTTCTGGTGTTTCTGCGGCTTCATGGAGCTTGTG CACGGAAACTTCGAGGAGAGCCAGGAGACGATGAAGCAGCAGCTCGGGCAGCTCCTGCTGCTCCTGAGGGTGCTGGACCCGCCGCTCTGCGACTTCCTGG ACTCCCAGGACTCCGGCTCGCTCTGCTTCTGCTTCCGGTGGCTGCTCATCTGGTTCAAGAGGGAGTTCCCCTTCCCTGACATTCTGCGGCTGTGGGAG gtGCTGTGGACCGGGCTCCCCGGCCCCAACCTGCACCTGCTGGTGGCCTGCGCCATCCTGGACATGGAGCGGGACGCCCTCATGCTCTCGGGCTTCGGCTCCAATGAGATCCTCAAG CACATCAACGAGCTGACCATGAAGCTGAGCGTGGAGGACGTGCTGACGCGGGCCGAGGCCCTGTACCGGCAGCTGACCGCCTGCGCG GAGCTGCCGCTCAACGTGCAGGAGGTCCTGGGCCTGGCGCCGCCCGCGGAGCCGCACAGCCCCTCGCCCCCCGCCTCCCCGCTGCCGCTGTCGCCCACCCgcgccccgccggccccgccgcccGCGGGCGCCCCAGCCCCGCAGCCCGACAGCAGCCTGGAGATCCTGCCCGAGGACGACGACGACGAAGGCGGCGCCGGCTCCTGA